Proteins encoded in a region of the Micropterus dolomieu isolate WLL.071019.BEF.003 ecotype Adirondacks linkage group LG09, ASM2129224v1, whole genome shotgun sequence genome:
- the LOC123977175 gene encoding ras-related GTP-binding protein C-like has protein sequence MSIQYEESALTGSYDVVGSFPKSFGYGVEEPDMEESSTTADKPRILLMGLRRSGKSSIQKVVFHKMSPNETLFLESTNKIYKDDISSSSFVNFQIWDFPGQVDFFDPTFDSEMIFKGTGALIFVIDAQDDYVEALGRLHLTVSRAYKVNPDINFEVFIHKVDGLSDDHKIETQRDVHQRANDDLADASLEKLHLSFYLTSIYDHSIFEAFSKVVQKLIPQLPTLENLLNIFISHSGIEKAFLFDVVSKIYIATDSSPVDMQSYELCCDMIDVVIDVSCIYGLMEDGSGCAYDKESLAIIKLNNTTVLYLKEVTKFLALVCILREEGFERKGLIEYNFHCFRKAIHEVFEVGAPPQQVSSCSNNMKGLQHAARNGSAV, from the exons ATGTCTATCCAGTATGAGGAGTCCGCATTAACGGGGAGTTACGATGTTGTGGGGTCGTTTCCCAAAAGTTTTGGCTACGGGGTGGAGGAGCCAGACATGGAGGAGAGCTCCACAACAGCTGACAAACCGAGGATACTGCTGATGGGACTGAGGCGGAGTGGCAAGTCATCTATTCAGAAG GTTGTATTTCACAAGATGTCACCCAATGAGACGCTGTTCCTCGAGAGCACCAACAAAATCTACAAGGACGACATCTCCAGCAGCTCCTTTGTCAACTTCCAGATCTGGGACTTTCCTGGCCAGGTGGACTTCTTCGACCCAACGTTTGACAGCGAGATGATCTTCAAGGGAACCGGCGCTTTGATCTTTGTCATTGATGCTCAG GATGACTACGTCGAGGCTCTTGGGCGGCTACATCTCACCGTGTCTAGAGCCTACAAAGTGAATCCAGACATTAATTTTGAGGTGTTCATCCATAAGGTAGACGGTCTGTCAGATGACCACAaaatagaaacacaaagagatGTTCATCAGAGGGCCAACGATGACCTGGCAGACGCCAGCCTGGAGAAGCTTCACCTCAG CTTCTACTTGACCAGTATCTACGACCACTCCATTTTCGAAGCCTTCAGTAAAGTCGTCCAGAAGCTCATTCCTCAGTTACCAACGCTGGAGAATcttttgaacattttcatatCT CATTCGGGGATCGAGAAAGCCTTCCTGTTTGATGTTGTAAGCAAGATTTACATCGCCACAGACAGCTCTCCTGTGGACATGCAGTCCTACGAACTCTGCTGCGATATGATAGATGTTGTCATCGATGTCTCCTGCATTTACGG GCTAATGGAGGATGGCAGTGGTTGTGCCTATGACAAGGAGTCTTTGGCTATCATCAAGCTCAACAACACTACAGTGCTTTATTTGAAAGAGGTCACAAAGTTCCTCGCTCTCGTTTGCATCCTCAGAGAAGAGGGCTTTGAGAGGAAAG GTCTGATAGAGTACAACTTCCATTGTTTCCGAAAAGCCATCCATGAAGTATTTGAAGTTGGTGCCCCACCACAACAAGTCAGCTCGTGCAGCAACAACATGAAAGGCCTGCAGCATGCCGCGCGGAACGGAAGCGCTGTTTAA
- the ppt1 gene encoding palmitoyl-protein thioesterase 1 has protein sequence MTAALLCFLLAGPVLLVAGSPVYKSNNGTVPLVLWHGMGDNCCNPLSMGAIKKMIEEEISGIYVVSLMIGKNAIQDTENGFFMDVNEQVSMVCSQLAQDPKLKEGYNAMGFSQGAQFLRAVAQRCPSPPMKNLISVGGQHQGVYGLPRCPGESSHICDMIRKALNSGAYTDLVQKHLVQAQYWHDPLNDDLYKTHSLFLADINQERAVNETYKKNLQLLDKFVMVKFLQDTVVDPVDTEWFGFLKTGQAKETETLQESVLYKEDRLGLAAMEKAGKLAFLESEGDHLQFTREWFNKNLLPYLH, from the exons ATGACAGCAGCCCTCCTGTGTTTCCTACTCGCTGGTCCAGTGCTGCTGGTTGCTGGCAGCCCAGTTTATAAGTCCAACAATGGGACCGTACCACTGGTGCTGTGGCATGGGATGG GTGACAACTGTTGTAACCCACTCAGCATGGGGGCAATAAAGAAGATGATTGAGGAGGAGATCTCTGGCATTTATGTGGTCTCGCTGATGATTGGAAAGAATGCTATTCAG GACACAGAAAACGGGTTTTTCATGGATGTGAATGAGCAGGTTTCCATGGTGTGCAGTCAGCTGGCTCAGGACCCAAAGTTGAAAGAAGGATACAATGCTATGGGCTTCTCACAGGGAGCACAGTTTCT GAGAGCTGTGGCTCAGCGCTGTCCCTCTCCACCAATGAAAAACCTGATCTCTGTTGGTGGCCAGCACCAAG GAGTGTACGGGCTGCCCAGGTGTCCCGGAGAGAGCTCCCACATCTGTGACATGATACGCAAAGCTCTGAACAGCGGCGCTTACACTGACTTAGTCCAAAAACA CCTGGTGCAGGCCCAGTACTGGCATGACCCCTTAAATGATGACCTGTACAAGACACACAGCCTCTTCCTGGCTGACATCAACCAGGAGAGG GCGGTAAATGAGACTTATAAGAAGAATCTTCAGTTGCTGGACAAGTTCGTCATGGTCAAGTTTCTGCAGGACACTGTAGTGGATCCTGTTGACACAGAG TGGTTCGGCTTCCTGAAAACCGGCCAGGCCAAGGAGACTGAAACTCTCCAGGAGAGCGTTCTCTACAAAGAG GATCGTCTGGGCCTGGCAGCAATGGAGAAGGCTGGAAAGCTGGCATTTCTGGAAAGTGAGGGAGACCACCTTCAGTTCACCAGAGAGTGGTTCAACAAAAACCTGCTGCCTTATTTACACTAG
- the cap1 gene encoding adenylyl cyclase-associated protein 1 codes for MAELASLVQRLEVAVGRLESMSGSGGNAGDSAGGAVSAYVEAFDVIVSGPVAQYFSLSQQIGGDVQKHAEMMKQAFSCERKLLITASSSQKPSDAVLTTLLQPVSKAIQQVQTFREQNRSSPFFNHLSAVSESVPALGWVAMAPKPCPYVKEMQDAAMFYTNRVLKEFKEKDKSHADWVKAYVSIWTELQEYIKKHHTTGLTWNKSGPIASASAAPPSAPAGGCPPPPPPGPPPPPMDVSGGGGDSGADSRNALFASLNKGADITKGLKHVGDDQKTHKNPALRSQGAPVRSGPKPFASPTARPAASATPTRTLPPVLELEGKKWKVENQEGVQDLVIDNTELKQVVYAFKCNKSTVQVKGKINSITVDNCKKTGLVFDDVVGIVEIINCKDVKVQVIGKVPTISINKTDGCHIYLSKDSLSCEIVSAKSSEMNILVPNNDGEFTELPVPEQFKTVWDGKKLVTTATEIAG; via the exons ATGGCTGAGTTGGCGAGTTTGGTGCAGCGGCTGGAGGTGGCGGTGGGTCGCCTGGAGTCCATGTCAGGCTCTGGAGGCAACGCTGGAGATTCTGCTGGGGGAG CTGTCTCGGCGTATGTCGAAGCCTTTGATGTGATCGTCAGCGGTCCCGTGGCCCAGTACTTCTCCCTGAGCCAGCAGATCGGGGGTGATGTCCAGAAACAT GCAGAAATGATGAAGCAGGCTTTCTCCTGCGAGAGAAAACTCCTCATAACAGCCTCCTCCTCCCAGAAGCCCTCTGAT GCAGTTTTGACGACTCTCCTGCAGCCGGTGTCCAAAGCGATCCAGCAGGTGCAGACGTTTCGCGAGCAGAACCGCAGCTCGCCGTTTTTCAACCACCTCTCTGCCGTGAGCGAGAGCGTGCCAGCCCTCGGATGGGTCGCCATG GCTCCAAAGCCATGCCCCTACGTTAAAGAGATGCAGGATGCCGCCATGTTCTACACGAACCGTGTGCTTAAGGAGTTCAAGGAAAA GGACAAGTCACATGCAGACTGGGTGAAGGCCTATGTCTCCATCTGGACTGAGCTGCAAGAGTACATCAaaaagcaccacaccaccggaCTCACCTGGAACAAGAGT GGTCCCATAGCTTCAGCCTCTGCAGCTCCCCCCAGTGCTCCTGCTGGTGGATGtcctcccccacctccccctGGACCTCCTCCTCCGCCAATGGACGTCAGCGGCGGCGGCGGTGATTCTGGTGCCGACAGTCGCAACGCTTTGTTCGCCTCCCTCAACAAGGGAGCCGACATCACCAAGG GCCTGAAGCATGTGGGCGACGACCAGAAGACCCATAAGAATCCTGCCCTGAGGTCTCAGGGTGCTCCAGTACGTAGCGGACCAAAACCTTTCGCTTCTCCCACTGCCCGACCTGCTGCATCTGCCACCCCGACCCGCACGCTGCCCCCTGTGTTGGAGCTGGAGGGGAAGAAGTGGAAAGTG GAGAACCAAGAGGGGGTGCAGGACCTGGTGATCGACAACACTGAGCTGAAACAAGTGGTCTATGCTTTCAAGTGTAACAAGAGCACCGTGCAGGTTAAGGGAAAAATCAACTCCATCACTGTAG ACAACTGTAAGAAAACGGGCCTGGTGTTTGATGATGTCGTAGGCATCGTAGAGATCATCAACTGCAAGGATGTCAAGGTCCAG GTGATTGGTAAGGTCCCCACTATCTCCATCAACAAGACGGACGGTTGCCACATCTACCTGAGCAAAGACTCTCTGAGCTGTGAGATCGTCAGTGCCAAGAGCTCAGAGATGAACATCCTGGTACCCAACAATGACGGAGAATTT ACGGAGCTCCCTGTTCCTGAGCAGTTCAAGACCGTCTGGGACGGCAAGAAGCTCGTTACCACAGCAACAGAGATCGCTGGATAG